The proteins below are encoded in one region of Mycteria americana isolate JAX WOST 10 ecotype Jacksonville Zoo and Gardens chromosome 22, USCA_MyAme_1.0, whole genome shotgun sequence:
- the DNAAF19 gene encoding dynein axonemal assembly factor 19 — protein sequence MEADGTLDPAALERELRAAVAADERRERENEAKLRALRQRVPSYEEFRNIVLASHLKPLEKKDKMCKRRNVLWNPCAAHTKAPQTSDVEIPQELDQLPRTSAEFYRDWRRCLKSGKEKYQLLLELGGNALGRIFQADLGFGLLGEFLTVLAENVCHEDRDAILQILQSLAGTKRFGLNVDLLSELEKESSRDLFRKLRSMSRDYWTAGHPRGPAGCEAEREAHGMGTSLQKEAKEERIVMELMKCYQVN from the exons ATGGAGGCGGACGGAACCCTCGACCCCGCGGCGCTGGAGCGGGAGCtgcgggcggcggtggcggccgaCGAGAGGCGGGAGAGGGAGAACGAGGCCAAGCTGCGGGCCCTGCGCCAGCGCGTCCCCTCCTACGAGGAATTCAG GAACATCGTGCTGGCATCACACCTGAAGCCCCTAGAGAAAAAGGACAAGATGTGTAAGAGGAGGAACGTGCTGTGGAATCCCTGCGCAGCCCACACCAAGGCCCCGCAAACCAGCGATGTGGAAATACCCCAG GAACTGGATCAACTGCCCAGAACCTCTGCTGAATTTTACAGAGATTGGCGCAGATGCTTAAAAAGcggaaaagaaaaataccagcttTTGCTTGAACTCGGAGGGAATGCCTTGGGCAGAATCTTTCAGGCTGACTTGGGCTTTGGCCTCCTGGGTGAATTTCTTACGGTGCTGGCGGAGAACGTCTGTCATGAAGACAGAGATGCCATCCTTCAGATCTTACAGAGCCTTGCGGGCACCAAGCGCTTCGGGTTAAACGTGGATCTTCTGAGCGAGTTGGagaaggagagcagcagggatTTGTTTAGGAAGCTGCGGAGCATGAGCAGGGATTATTGGACTGCTGGCCATCCCCGCGGCCCAGCCGGCTGCGAAGCAGAGAGGGAAGCCCACGGCATGGGCACCAGCCTGCAAAAGGAAGCCAAGGAGGAAAGGATAGTGATGGAGCTGATGAAATGTTACCAGGTCAACTGA
- the FAM187A gene encoding Ig-like V-type domain-containing protein FAM187A, giving the protein MVMRLLGAAVLLCLVDVLHAFVIEEKGDVFKRMACPSFLMFDNAAYLADMTFELPCNCKPEEVSSVVWYFQKNMGSHKTTVLTDFAGTVVVDSGHIHAGSDVLKRFSIRMFSLIVFRAQVMDSGHYLCGTKKGDFFYGYDVDVQPTKHITVAFVDRGQHIQDDYTGKLFSLFTTFWDWTRCDRCGVRGEQRRIGLCYVQSDQLHPRYRAAVPNVTSCGSRAVPTHFQRPGRLRRPEVAIRSCLAPCPKEEVPEEGVQAISNVISKLGEKPWLPHVPTQFHKQPIGSDLIIMCPGARPEHAVAWDKDTIRLYRSRYLVGVNKSMRVFIDHGNHLHIQRVRVSDRGTYFCWREGKMVAGFRLSVMYQHRRRRTLNDPETIYAVKAIGTSYVLISIVFIIIHVCRCCWRVFGCPART; this is encoded by the coding sequence ATGGTGATGAGGCTGCTGGGAGCCGCCGTTCTCCTCTGTCTGGTAGATGTTCTCCACGCTTTTGTGATTGAAGAGAAAGGGGATGTGTTCAAGAGGATGGCTTGTCCCTCTTTCCTGATGTTCGACAACGCCGCTTACTTGGCTGACATGACCTTCGAGCTCCCCTGCAACTGCAAGCCCGAAGAGGTCTCTTCTGTCGTCTGGTACTTCCAGAAGAACATGGGCAGCCACAAAACCACTGTCCTGACGGACTTTGCCGGCACCGTGGTTGTCGACTCGGGCCATATCCATGCGGGCAGCGACGTGCTGAAGCGTTTCAGTATCCGGATGTTCAGTCTCATCGTCTTCCGAGCCCAAGTGATGGACTCGGGACACTACCTGTGCGGCACGAAGAAAGGGGACTTCTTTTATGGCTACGACGTGGACGTGCAGCCCACCAAGCACATCACGGTGGCTTTTGTGGACAGAGGCCAGCACATCCAGGATGACTACACGGGGAAGCTCTTCAGCCTCTTCACCACCTTCTGGGACTGGACCAGATGCGACCGCTGTGGGGTGAGAGGTGAGCAGCGGCGGATCGGGCTCTGCTATGTGCAGAGTGACCAGCTGCACCCTCGCTATCGTGCTGCCGTGCCCAATGTCACGTCCTGCGGCTCAAGGGCTGTCCCCACGCATTTCCAGCGCCCCGGCCGCCTCCGGAGACCCGAGGTGGCCATCCGAAGCTGCCTGGCCCCTTGCCCGAAGGAGGAGGTCCCCGAGGAAGGCGTGCAGGCCATCTCCAATGTCATTTCCAAGCTGGGCGAGAAGCCCtggctgccccatgtccccacacaGTTTCACAAGCAGCCCATTGGAAGTGACCTGATCATCATGTGCCCAGGAGCCCGTCCCGAGCATGCTGTGGCCTGGGACAAGGACACCATCCGGCTCTACCGCTCCCGCTACCTTGTAGGTGTCAACAAGAGCATGCGGGTCTTCATCGACCACGGAAACCACCTGCACATCCAGCGGGTCCGGGTCAGCGATAGAGGCACCTACTTCTGCTGGCGGGAGGGCAAGATGGTGGCTGGCTTCCGTCTCAGCGTGATGTACCAGCACCGGCGCAGGCGGACGCTCAATGATCCCGAGACAATCTACGCCGTCAAGGCCATCGGCACGAGCTACGTCCTCATCAGCATCGTCTTCATCATCATCCATGTGTGCCGCTGCTGCTGGCGGGTGTTCGGGTGCCCTGCCAGGACATAG